Proteins found in one Kwoniella shivajii chromosome 4, complete sequence genomic segment:
- a CDS encoding guanine nucleotide-binding protein subunit alpha, translating into MGGCMSTPESPKHSTETKQVAPATSKSPQTNLNPSSPAQQNNGVATPTTANGQGLAAALASTEPPQPERGDKNRSNMIDRQLEDDSKKFKRECKILLLGSGESGKSTIVKQMKIIHQNGYSREELLSYRQVIHKNVLDSAQALIMAMRKIGVDPEDANNRVYADRILEYRMETDQLSVLPSEILHNVDSLWHDPVIPAVMDRSSEFYLMDSATYFFANLRKVGAPDYVPDEADVLRARTKTTGISETRFNMGQLSIHMFDVGGQRSERKKWIHCFEAVTSIIFCVALSEYDQVLLEESGQNRMQESLVLFESVINSRWFLRTSVILFLNKIDLFKQKLPKIPLVQYFPEYTGGADINKAAKYILWRFTQTNRARLSVYPHLTQATDTSNIRLVFAAVKETILQNALRDSGIL; encoded by the exons ATGGGAGGCTGTATGTCAACGCCCGAGTCACCTAAGCATTCTACAGAAACCAAACAAGTCGCTCCTGCAacatccaaatcacctcaaACAAATCTAAACCCTTCATCACCTGCACAACAGAACAATGGAGTAGCTACACCGACAACCGCGAATGGTCAAGGCTTAGCGGCTGCCTTGGCCTCGACGGAGCCACCACAGCCGGAGAGAGGGGATAAGAACAGGAGTAACATGATTGACAGACAGTTGGAGGACGATTCGAAGAAGTTTAAGAGAGAGTGTAAGATTCTATTGTTAG GTTCCGGAGAATCAGGTAAATCGACTATCGTAAAGCAAATGAAGATCATCCACCAAAACGGATACAGTCGTGAAGAATTACTAAGCTACCGTCAGGTGATACATAAAAATGTACTTGATTCAGCTCAAGCATTAATCATGgcgatgaggaagattggaGTTGATCCAGAGGATGCTAATAACAGA GTGTACGCTGATCGAATTTTGGAATATCGAATGGAAACCGACCAATTATCGGTGCTACCTTCTGAAATTTTACATAACGTGGATTCATTATGGCATGACCCAGTGATTCCAGCAGTAATGGATCGATCATCCGAGTTCTACTTGATGGACTCTGCAACGTATTTCTTTGCCAATCTTCGCAAAGTTGGTGCACCAGATTACGTGCCTGACGAAGCAGATGTCCTGAGAGCGAGAACGAAAACCACCGGTATTAGTGAAACGAGATTCAATATGGGTCAACTGAGTATTCATATGTTTGACGTTGGTGGTCaaagaagtgaaaggaagaagtggatcCATT GTTTCGAAGCTGTGACATCGATTATATTCTGTGTAGCATTATCAGAATACGATCAAGTACTACTGGAAGAATCAGGGCAAAATCGAATGCAGGAATCTTTGGTGCTGTTCGAATCAGTAATCAACTCGAGATGGTTCTTGAGAACTTCggtgattctcttcttgaacaAGATCGATTTGTTCAAACAAAAGTTACCAAAAATACCTTTGGTACAATACTTCCCAGAATATACTG GTGGTGCCGATATAAATAAGGCTGCCAAATATATTTTATGGAGATTCACCCAGACCAACAGAGCGCGATTGTCTGTTTACCCACATCTGACACAAGCGACAGATACATCTAAT ATCCGATTAGTGTTCGCCGCTGTGAAAGAGACAATCCTTCAAAACGCTCTACGTGACTCCGGTATCCTATAA